The genomic window CGCTCGCTCTGCTTGCGGCATATTACGCGGGGCCTGATGCGCTCTCGGCTGGAGGCTTCAGTGCCGGTAAGGCCCGCGACGGCAGGGGCGATGCGCTCCTGGCCCAAGGCGGAGACGACTCCGACAACGCCACATCGAAGACGCCGCCCAGGTACACGGAAGTCGAGCTCACGTCGCTTGACGGCGAGATATTCATAAACCCCCTCTATACGGGAAAGGTCTCCACGGTGAGGACGATAGACAAGAACGGGCTCATAGGGCAGAAGGTGGACATAGAGGTCAGGATCATGACCGACGGCTGGAGGAAGTTCAGCCTCCCCGGGACTGCCGCGGGCGCCTACGGGGTGATAGTGTCCGGCGACGAGGGCATACTGAAGATTTCGAAACCCGCCGAAACTCCCGCACCCTCGGGAGGAGAGTTGAAATCCATAAAGAAGCTCGTCATAGAGTTCGGGTATCTGAGCACTGTTTTTTCCTTCCCGAGCATGAACATACTCGAGCCGAGCAAGGTCGAGTTGGGCGTTCTCAACAACGCGGATAACAAGTTCATAAACGGAAGCATCGTCGCCATGAAGCCTGACCAGGCCGCGGTCGAGTTCCAGGACCTCCCGGCTACCGTCGTAAATAAAGAAGGGACGATGAGGGTGAGCCTCAAGGAGCCGGGCGGCACTTTTATAAATTCCGATATTCAGGCTTGGGGGTATAACATAATCGTATCCGAAACGGATATAGACACGCCCGCTCCTATCACGGCCGAGGTGTTCGGTCTTCCGGACGACGCGGAAATAAGGTTCGACTTCAGCTCACTCACGGGTCAGGTGATAGACCCGTCTACCAAGATATTGACCGTGGGGGAGATTAACAAGGGGGCTACCGTCTCGACGATTACGACAAAAATCGGAGGCGCTCAGCCCCTTACGGTTACGGTCAGGAGGGTCAGATAGCGGAGTTTAGAGATGCTCTTGCCAATCATTATCCAATGTCTTAGAATTCTTATATACTATATTTAAACACTCGGAAGAGAGGTGATGTAATCATGTCCGGCCATTCAAAATGGGCGAATATCAAGCACAGAAAGGCGGCGGTCGATGCGAAAAGGGGTAAGGTCTTCACGAAGCTTATCCGCGAGCTGACCGTTGCCGCAAAGCACGGGGGAGGGGACCCCGAAGCAAACCCCCGTCTCAGGACCGCCATTGCGGCTGCCAAGAGCCAGAACATGTCTAACGATACGATAGACCGGGCTATAAAGCGGGGTACGGGCGAAATGGGCGGGGAAGAGTACCATGAGCTGTCCTACGAGGGGTACGGGCCCGGCGGAAGCGCGGTTCTGGTCAAGACACTCACCGACAACAAGAACAGGACGGTCTCCGATATCAGGAGGATTTTCACGAAGTACGGCGGGAGCCTCGGGGAATCGGGATGCGTCTCGTGGATGTTCCACATGAAGGGAAGGATCGCGTTCGATAAAAACAAGGTCGACGAGGACAAGGTATTCGAGATCGCCCTCGACGCCGGAGCGGACGACGTCGTTACCGAAGAGAGCGAGCTCGTCGTCATCACCCCGCCCGACGCGTTCGAAACGGTCAAGTCCGCGATACAGAGCGCGGGCCTCGGCTACGAGACCGCGGAGGTCACTATGATCCCTCAGAACAGCATCAAGATAGAAGGCAGGGAAGCCGAGAACATGATCCGCCTCATGGAGGCGCTTGAAGACAGCGACGACGTCCAGAACGTATATTCGAACTTCGACGTTTCCGAAGAGCTCATGCTGAGCCTGGCGTCCTGATATGAAGGTGATCGGAATCGACCCCGGCTCGAGGGTTTGCGGTTACGGGGTCCTCGAGTCCCGGAGCGGGGATATAAGGCATCTGGCGAGCGGGAGCATAACGCCGGGGCACGGCCTTCCCCTCTACCAAAGGTTAAAGATAATATACGAGTCTCTTATAAAAGTGATAGGCGAGCATTCGCCCGAGGCGATGTCCGTCGAGGATATATTCTTTGCGAAAAACGCCAAGAGCGCGATAAAGCTCGGGGAGGCGAGAGGTGTTGCGCTGCTCGCGGCTTCGAATTCCGGGATATCGATATTCGAATACACCCCGACAAAGGTCAAGCTCGCGCTCACCGGGAGCGGGAGGGCGAACAAGAGTGAGGTGCAGAGTATGCTCTCCATGATACTCGGCGTATCCGAATTCGAAACGGAGGACGCTTCCGACGCGCTCGCGGTAGCGCTCTGCCATATAAATCTCTCACGCATCGAGTCCAGGCTGGGCAAGGAGTTCACAGAGCCGCGGAAGAGGAGGAGGCGGTTTACACTAAATGATCTCCCTTCTAAGGGGTAAGGTTGCACATAAGTCTCTCGGGAAGGTGGTAGTCGACGTGAACGGCGTCGGCTACGGCGTCACGGTGCCGCTATCCACTTATTACAGGCTCCCCGAGACGGGGGGCGAAACCGAATTGAAGATCCATACAAGCATGAAGGACTCGTCGATCGAGCTCTTCGGCTTCCATACTGAGGACGAGCGCGCCGTGTTCACGCTCCTTATAAGCGTCGCGGGGGTAGGTCCGAGGGTGGCCACCAATATACTTTCCTACATCACGCCTGCCGAGTTCGCCTCCGCTCTTTCTTCCGGGGAGCTCGACAGGAAGAAAATACCGGGCATAGGGCCCAAGCTCGCTTCGAGACTGACGACGGAGCTCAAGGACAAGGTCTCGGAGCTCGGCGCACACGAAGAATCGGTGAAGAGAACCGGCATACTCGAAGACGTCGTATCCGCCCTCCTCAATCTCGGCTATAAAAGGGCCGAGATCGACGAGCGCGTCTCCGAGATCGAGCGCATCGCCTCAGGCGAGAGCGATATCGAGACTGCGCTGAGGGAATCGCTCAAGGTGATGAGGAAGGTCTGAACTTGTATTTCCAGGCCGGATTTCTATGGAGCTTCTGTTCATTTATAATTAGAAAGACTCTCGATTGACGGAGCATGTAATGGCGGAGAGGCTTCTGAGCCCGAAAGACAGGGAAGACGAATCGCTCCTCGACAGGAACCTCAGGCCCGAGCGGCTTAAAGACTATCTCGGCCAGGCCAAGGTCAAGGAAAAGGTCGAGATCTTCATCGAAGCCGCAAGGAGACGAAGCGAAGCTCTCGACCACGTGCTCCTCTACGGCCCGCCCGGCCTCGGGAAAACGACACTCGCTCACGTCGTCTCGAACGAGCTGGGGGTCAGGATTTACGCCACGTCCGGCCCCGTTATAGAGAGGGTGGGCGACCTCGCTTCAATCCTTACCAACCTCGAGGACAGGGACGTGCTCTTCATAGACGAGATACACCGTCTCAACCGCATAGTCGAGGAATACCTCTATTCGGCGATGGAGGACTACAAGATAGACATCATGATAGGCGACGGGCCTACTGCGAAGTCCATGAAGGTCTCTGTGAACAGGTTTACGCTCGTAGGTGCCACGACCAGGACTGGCTTATTGACGTCCCCTCTACGGTCGAGGTTCGGCGTCGATCTAAGGCTCGATTATTATACCTCGAGCGAAATCGAGGAGATACTTAAAAGGTCTGCAGGCATACTGGGAGTGGAGATTACGCCCGAAGGTGTGGCCGAGCTCGCCTGCCGCGCGCGCGGCACCCCCCGCATAGCGAACAGGCTCCTGAAAAGGGTCAGAGACTTCGCCGAGGTCAGGGCGGACGGGGTGATCGACACCGGCGTAGCGGCCTCGGCGCTCCAGATGCTCGAGGTGGACCCCCTCGGGCTGGATAACCTGGACAGGGCAATCCTCGAGACCATAATCGGGAAGTTCAGGGGAGGGCCCGTAGGCATAGATTCAATAGCGGCCGCCGTGAGCGAGGACAAGGACACGATCGAAGACGTCTATGAACCCTTCTTAATACGGCAGGGACTAATAGCCAAGACTCCCAGGGGGAGGGTCGTCACGCCGCTTGCGTATTCCCACTTGAACATTGCTGCGCCGCGCATGCAGAAAGGGCTCTTCGGGGATTAATTCACCTTATTGAGCGGCAGCTCCCTTATGAACTCGTCCCAGTGCTCTTCCGTGATGAGATCGAGCTCTTTCCTCGGCTTTTCATATCCTCCGCCCCCGGGAAAGAGCTCGTTATAGACCTCGTCCCTGAGCTCGAGCCACATGTCTATCGACTCGTAGTTCTTGAATCTGACGACCGTCTTATACGTCCAGAGCGGCTCGAGCGTATGCACGCGCTGCGTGTAGAGCCTGTACTCGTCGACTATGATCCCCCGCTTCTGCATCTCGCTCCAGAACGGATAGAGCTTCTCCCTGTAAATCTCGAGGAACTTTTCCCTGTTCTCGGGTTTCACCACATAATAGCTCTCCTCGATCACGACCCTGTACCTCTCCTCCGCGGCTCCTGCGAAAGAAGCCGTTACAATCAGCAGCGCCGCCGTGAGGCACATGGACATCGCTCCCTTTTTCATTGTTTTATACGGCCTCCCTTTGAATTCAGGGGGTTTCAACTCCCCCTTTGTTATCGAGACTACCATTATACACTCCGGGCCGAAGCTCCGGCAAACTCCCGGATATGAGGATTTTGTCGCGAATATTATTTGATTTTAGTTTGTAAGTATGGAAAACTTAATACGGAATCTTAAATGCAGCTCATTCGTAATAATCAGAAGCATTGATTTTCATTCAAACCCTAAATCCAACTTATCAGCGGGTCAGCACAGATGACAAACTGGATATATCTATTGTTAGAGGCTCAGACATATAACGGGTCCGGTCAGATAAAAATCACGAACCTAATCACGGACGCGGGTCCTGTCGTGAAGGTCGTGCTGCTTCTCCTCTTGATCATGTCGGTGATCTCGTGGAC from Thermodesulfobacteriota bacterium includes these protein-coding regions:
- the ruvB gene encoding Holliday junction branch migration DNA helicase RuvB; the protein is MAERLLSPKDREDESLLDRNLRPERLKDYLGQAKVKEKVEIFIEAARRRSEALDHVLLYGPPGLGKTTLAHVVSNELGVRIYATSGPVIERVGDLASILTNLEDRDVLFIDEIHRLNRIVEEYLYSAMEDYKIDIMIGDGPTAKSMKVSVNRFTLVGATTRTGLLTSPLRSRFGVDLRLDYYTSSEIEEILKRSAGILGVEITPEGVAELACRARGTPRIANRLLKRVRDFAEVRADGVIDTGVAASALQMLEVDPLGLDNLDRAILETIIGKFRGGPVGIDSIAAAVSEDKDTIEDVYEPFLIRQGLIAKTPRGRVVTPLAYSHLNIAAPRMQKGLFGD
- the ruvC gene encoding crossover junction endodeoxyribonuclease RuvC, coding for MKVIGIDPGSRVCGYGVLESRSGDIRHLASGSITPGHGLPLYQRLKIIYESLIKVIGEHSPEAMSVEDIFFAKNAKSAIKLGEARGVALLAASNSGISIFEYTPTKVKLALTGSGRANKSEVQSMLSMILGVSEFETEDASDALAVALCHINLSRIESRLGKEFTEPRKRRRRFTLNDLPSKG
- a CDS encoding YebC/PmpR family DNA-binding transcriptional regulator, giving the protein MSGHSKWANIKHRKAAVDAKRGKVFTKLIRELTVAAKHGGGDPEANPRLRTAIAAAKSQNMSNDTIDRAIKRGTGEMGGEEYHELSYEGYGPGGSAVLVKTLTDNKNRTVSDIRRIFTKYGGSLGESGCVSWMFHMKGRIAFDKNKVDEDKVFEIALDAGADDVVTEESELVVITPPDAFETVKSAIQSAGLGYETAEVTMIPQNSIKIEGREAENMIRLMEALEDSDDVQNVYSNFDVSEELMLSLAS
- the ruvA gene encoding Holliday junction branch migration protein RuvA, with the translated sequence MISLLRGKVAHKSLGKVVVDVNGVGYGVTVPLSTYYRLPETGGETELKIHTSMKDSSIELFGFHTEDERAVFTLLISVAGVGPRVATNILSYITPAEFASALSSGELDRKKIPGIGPKLASRLTTELKDKVSELGAHEESVKRTGILEDVVSALLNLGYKRAEIDERVSEIERIASGESDIETALRESLKVMRKV